One Corynebacterium tuberculostearicum DNA window includes the following coding sequences:
- a CDS encoding YhjD/YihY/BrkB family envelope integrity protein: MPTTTQSSSKKTDHYGIERANADDPGAVDKIRSKSRFVDHLMRMNERYGAEGGNQFAAGITYYSVLSIFPLAMLIVATVAAVLANREDLLNDLQSHITSSIDGDMGDTVNKILDTAIDQRGAMFGIGGLTTLWSGLGWMNNLRIGISAMWGIDANEGGSFLKKKLSDLVGLIGLIVAFLIAFGVTAAGSSGLTQKIFERVGIESFSGMDLVIFFVGLAVGLVANFIVMWWLIMILPRTKVPKKSGLIGAAIGAVAFEVLKQLSTIIMSSATGSPAGAVFGPVIVLMVVMYLIWRVVLYISAWTATTKESLKYTHPPVPEPAVIRVRNEIKEGAPAGATFGVGAALGAAAVGAWSLLRRK; this comes from the coding sequence GGTAGATAAGATTCGCTCCAAGTCCAGGTTCGTTGATCACCTCATGCGCATGAACGAGCGCTACGGTGCCGAAGGCGGCAACCAGTTTGCCGCCGGCATCACCTATTATTCGGTGCTCTCCATCTTCCCGCTTGCCATGCTGATCGTGGCCACCGTCGCCGCCGTCTTGGCTAACCGCGAGGACCTGCTCAATGATCTGCAATCCCATATCACCAGTTCTATCGATGGCGATATGGGCGATACGGTTAACAAAATCCTCGATACCGCCATTGACCAACGCGGCGCCATGTTCGGTATCGGTGGTTTGACCACCCTGTGGTCCGGCCTGGGATGGATGAATAACCTGCGCATCGGTATCTCGGCGATGTGGGGTATCGATGCCAACGAGGGCGGTTCCTTCTTGAAGAAGAAGTTGTCTGACCTGGTGGGCCTCATTGGCCTTATCGTGGCGTTCCTCATCGCCTTTGGCGTGACCGCCGCCGGTTCCTCCGGCCTCACCCAAAAGATTTTTGAGCGCGTAGGAATCGAGTCCTTCTCGGGCATGGACTTGGTGATTTTCTTTGTCGGCTTGGCTGTGGGCCTCGTGGCGAACTTCATCGTTATGTGGTGGCTGATTATGATCCTGCCGCGCACCAAGGTGCCGAAGAAGTCTGGCCTTATCGGCGCGGCCATCGGCGCTGTAGCCTTTGAGGTGCTCAAGCAGCTGTCTACAATCATTATGTCTTCTGCTACCGGCAGCCCGGCCGGCGCGGTCTTTGGTCCGGTCATCGTGCTCATGGTGGTCATGTACCTAATTTGGCGCGTGGTGCTGTATATCTCCGCGTGGACCGCCACCACTAAGGAATCCCTGAAGTACACCCACCCGCCAGTCCCAGAACCAGCCGTTATCCGCGTGCGCAATGAGATCAAGGAGGGCGCGCCTGCTGGTGCGACCTTCGGCGTCGGTGCCGCATTGGGCGCTGCGGCCGTGGGCGCGTGGAGCCTGTTGCGGCGAAAGTAA